In Brassica napus cultivar Da-Ae chromosome C2, Da-Ae, whole genome shotgun sequence, the sequence TGCAGCTGTGATGGGTTTTGTTCTCTTGGGACGCAGACTCTATCATATGAAAAAGAAAGCTCAAAGGATCCATCTTAAAGTTGCAATCGACGAGAAGGTACACTATATTAACATTGAATTTGATTGGTGGGTTTCATTCCTTATGTTCAAAGGTTGTCCCGTCCTGCTGGCATATGTCAGTTATAGACTCTGTAGTTAATATGTTCCTTAGCTGAAATATAGATTATTTGGCCGCCCTTAGTCATCACCTTCTCACCAAATGATATGATTGTTATAACTCCAACATCTTGTTCACATGGCTGGCTAACTTTCTTCTATCATTGTCACGTCTTGGATTGTGTTTATGATCTGTGCAGAAGGTGTCGCGGGTGATGAGTCAGGCGGCTCGACTCAATGCGGCATTCTCAGAGGTAAAAAGGGTCCCAGTGATCCGCCCTGCTCTGCCATCTCCTGGCGCATGGCCGGTTTTGAGCCTTAGATGAGAAGCCGATTGATTATCCAATGTCTCACAATGTTATGAACCAGAGGAGTAGAGAGACACGTACATGTGTGTACAGTGTGACTCATCATGTTGTGTACTAAAAGAATAGAGATTTATGGTGTTTATGATGATGTTTCTATCATTTTGATGCATAGTAGTAGTAGTTCACCATCCTAAAAGAATAGAGATTGACAAAAACATTTCATTTGAATTTAAGAGATTGATCAAATTGCATATTGCGCTAATATTTGTAATCCCATAAACAGAACAAGTATCCCAAAACCAAGACTCAACTTACGTACACACTTAACCAAGCTCTGCTAGTTTCTTACATTCTCAAATCACTTGCGAATCTTTTAAGTCTCTATTTTTTTGAATGAGAATCTTTTAAGTCTCGAGTCTTCTAAGTTTTAGTAGCGTTCGGATCAGATGAAACGAGAGCAGAAACATATAGGTCAGTATCAACGGAGGCTTCGCTCTTGCTTCTACCACTTTCCGGTCTTCTCCTCCTCTGCCCCTGCCCATCCCCATCCACGTTTCTTGTACCTTGGGAATCACTAGGAGCAGCTTCATGTAAGGTTACGGACTTGCCTCTGCTATGGAGACTAGCCATGACTTCCCCCTGAGCATCGCCATCTTCCTTGAGGGTCTCGAGGACTTGTACCGCATGACTCATGAGGGGCCTTCCTTTTGGGTTTTGGCTTAAGCATTGGTATGCCAAATCGGCTACTTTCATCAACGCCTTAGTGGTGTATTGCCCATCCATTCGAGGGTCTATGATCCTCAAAAGCTTTTTGTTGTGATTCAATAGCGGTCGTGCCCACTCGACCAAGTTATGTTCCCGGCAAGGTCTGCTTTTGTCCATTGCCCTCTTCCCAAGGAGCATCTCAAGGAGAAGTACCCCGTATCCATAAACATCACTTCTAGATGTCAAATGTCCTAAGTACAACaatgaagaaaaaacaaatgtgACCCATTTACAATTCATTTCCATAAGTGGGCTCATTTTCAACGACAGACCTGTCATTACATACTCAGGAGCAGCGTATCCGTAAGTGCCCATAACACGTGTTGACACGTGTGTTTGATCTCCTCTTGGACCATCTTTCGCTAGTCCAAAGTCTGCGAGCTTAGCATTGTAACACTGCACAAGCATTACACCATTCAGCAGCAGCATagacaagataaaaaaaaaaagtagaaaccCAGGTCATTGTAGACTTTGAGCTTCACGGACAACTCTATAGAACAAGAAGTAGAATGTCTATGTACTACCAAAACAAAAGGACGTAATAAGCTGACCTCGTCAAGCAATATGTTGGCTGTCTTGAGATCCCGATATATGATGGAGCGTTCAGCACCATGAAGAAAAGCGAGACCCTTGGCTGCGTCTAGAGCGATCTTCACTCTTTTCGACCATGTCAAAGTGCATCCAACTCCTGCAAGCAGATGCTTCATCAAATCCTCGAGGCTCAAGAAACCCAGACTTGACCTCTAACAAAGTTAATGTTTTAAATGGTGGTGAGAACTTACTTCGGAAAAGATGTTTCTCGAGGCTTCCCAGTGACATGTACTCATAGACTAATAATCTGTGTTCATCTTCACAGCAGTAGCCAATGAGCTTGACCAAGTTTGGATGACTAAGCTGTCCTAAATAGTTAACTTCAgcctgcaagaaaaaaaaaacaaaaaaaatggaaagaatcaAACCACACATTCTCAAgtctaagaaacaaaaaaaaaaaggccgATTATAAATACCAGCCACTCTCGATCTCCCTGAAATCCTTCAGGATTAAGTTCTTTGATGGCAACTTTGGTGGAGTTATAACCAGGCCTGACATTGTCATCAATAAGACCTTTGTAGACAACACCAAAACCACCCTCGCCAAGAATGTAATCAGGCCTGAACTGCTTCGTAGCCAATTTCATCTCTTGGTAGGTGAATATATCCACATTCTCGTATCCAGGTGTTGTCTGAAGATCTTTGATGTTTTTAGGAGGCAAAGGCAACCCACT encodes:
- the LOC106381640 gene encoding probable serine/threonine-protein kinase PBL17, with product MGICFSAEEQFQFSQQQNYQKKKSSGKKSAVYLMNSECKESSVGGKPSPSGLPLPPKNIKDLQTTPGYENVDIFTYQEMKLATKQFRPDYILGEGGFGVVYKGLIDDNVRPGYNSTKVAIKELNPEGFQGDREWLAEVNYLGQLSHPNLVKLIGYCCEDEHRLLVYEYMSLGSLEKHLFRRVGCTLTWSKRVKIALDAAKGLAFLHGAERSIIYRDLKTANILLDECYNAKLADFGLAKDGPRGDQTHVSTRVMGTYGYAAPEYVMTGHLTSRSDVYGYGVLLLEMLLGKRAMDKSRPCREHNLVEWARPLLNHNKKLLRIIDPRMDGQYTTKALMKVADLAYQCLSQNPKGRPLMSHAVQVLETLKEDGDAQGEVMASLHSRGKSVTLHEAAPSDSQGTRNVDGDGQGQRRRRPESGRSKSEASVDTDLYVSALVSSDPNATKT